The stretch of DNA ACCACAAGCGCAACAACAACACACATACGGTATATCTTTCTGGATCCCGTACCACGGTACCGGCGGATTTGCACGGGATAACGACTACCTCATGCGTAGTATGCTTACTACTCCGAATACAATTTATGTATATGACATGCGTGACAAGACATTGAATTACAACGATATCCGTAAATGGCACGCGTTGCGACAACGTATTGCAAAATACTATCTTGGGGATTATTATCCATTGACACCATATGCTAACGATAACGACTCATGGATTGCGTGGCAGTTTGACCGTCCGGACTTAGGGGAAGGATTGTTACAATCATTTACCCGAGCCAATACTTCGGTCACAGCGATGAAATTTAAACTCCACGGCCTTATTCCAAACTCTACTTATGAAATAACTAATATTGATACTAACACCGGCATAAAAGCTTCCAGTCTCGAACTTACAGAGAAAGGAATTCTTGTTGAACCAACTACCCGGCCTACGGCTGTGATTTATGTTTACAAAAAATTGAATACTAAAGTATAATTATTTTATAGAATCAAGGAAGGAGTTTTGTGATGAAATTATTGTATTACGCTTTATCAGTTATTGCCGCAATTGTACTTTCCGGAGTTGCATACTTTGCAGTGGTTGGAGGATTTGATCCTGTAGTGGTAAGCGAAAAAGATATGGGGCCTTACACTATAGTTTATGAAGAACATATCGGGGATTACAGTGAAACCGGAAAAGTACATGATAAAATATTTAATAGCCTTACTGCTGACGGGATTAATACCACTAAAGGTATAGGGATTTACTATGATAACCCTCAAATAGTTGCTAAAGACAAACTTCGGAGCGAACTCGGGTGTATCCTTGAAGAAACTGATCTCGGGAAAACAACGGAACTTGCTAAAAAGTATAAAATTAAACTAATGGATAAACAATACAGCGCCGTCGCGGAACTTAACCTAAAAAGTAAATTGACATACATGATAGGCGCGATGAAAGCGTATCCTGCATTAAACAAGTACATACAAGATAATAAATTAACTTCTCTTTCTGCACCGTTTGAACTCTATGACATCCCTGCGAAAAAGATTTATTACGTTATAGGTGTTAAGAAATGATACCGAGATTATGCTTATTATGCGTTTAAGAACATTATTTAGAAGTGTATTGTTTCTGCTGCTATTCTCCGGTAATGCAACCGCCGGGCCGCAACATTTGCATTTACTTTGGAGCAACCCAGAGAAAACTCATGACAACATGACCGTTATGTGGTCCACCACATATACCGTAAAAGCTGTGCAGGTACAGTATGGGATATCTACATCTTATGGAATGCTGGAAAACGGTACAACGATTTATCAAACTATGTGTAATGCGCCTGGCTGCTCACACGAGTTTTGTAAACGGCATATAGCAACTGTAATTTTAACCGGGCTGCAATATAATACCACATACTATTATCGTTGTGGTGAACCCGGGAACTGGTCAGCACGTAAAAAGTTTATTACCTCCCCGATGAAAGGATCGAATACACCTATACGTTTTGCTGCTGGGAGCGATTCTCAAGCTAATGGTACGGAGACAAAGAAAATTTATAATGCGATAAAAACATTTAATCCTCTGTTCAAGATACACGGAGGAGACCTTGTGGGTGCCGGAACTCGGCAGATGATGTGGAATAACGATTTTTTCCCGAATGTAGAACAACTTGCAGCTGAAAGCCCGTTGCTTCCGTCCCCGGGTAATCATGAGTACCATGCGGTTAATTATTATAACCAGTTTTCCTTATCTAAGACATGGTATTCCCTGAATGTAGGAAATATTCATGTAATTTCCCTGGATAACGATATGCTGAATTTTGAATGGGCTGCCACCTGGTATGTAGATTCCACCAGCCCGCAGTACAAATGGTTAAAAGCTGATTTAGAAAAAGCAGATGCTGACCCTGATATAAAATGGAAGATTGTATTCTTCCATTCGCCTCCGTATTGCAGCGCTCAAACATACTGCGGAAAATGGGTACGCCCGGATTGGGTTCCGTTATTTGAAAAACATAAAGTCGATATTGTCTTCAGCGGCGATATTCATTTTTATGAACGTACTTACAGCTTGGTACAGGGAGAAGTTGTGGATAGAGGGCCGGATTTTGTAAAAAACAGCGGTGTCATTTACGTTGTTATGGGAGGAGAAGGAGGAACGCTGCACGCCTCCGCTACCCCGGATACTTTTTCTGCAGCTCAACGTTCATCATATAATTTTCAGATTATTGACGTAACAGAAAAACAACTTACTTTTAAATCATATCTCGATGACGGGGTGACAGTGATTGATACGTTCAACATTTTAAAAAGTACTGTAACTTCACCCACTCCAGACACACCTACCGGGTTTAACGCTGTGGTACTTTCAACAACTACCGCAAAACTTTCATGGTATGACAATTCAGTTATTGAAACCGGGATTCGTATTGAACGCAAGAATGTTGGGGGCAGTTTTACAGCTATCTCCACGGTAACAGCAAATACTACAAGTTATATTGATACAGGTTTAACTTCAGGAACAACTACGGTATACCGTATCTGCGCTTTTAATGAGTACGGCGATAGTCCTTATAGCAACGAAATAAGCGTAGTTGCAATAACATCATATGAAACTGACCCTCCGGTAAATCCGACTGACTGCAGGGCATGGGTTAGCAATACAAAAACTACTGAACTACCCGAAGGTGACTGGCAAAATGTTTCTGCAACACCGTACTTTGTATGGACCGGTTCTACGGATACTGTTTCAGGAGTAAAAGGTTTTAGCGTATACTTTGGGACAAATCCTGTACAGGATCCCGGGAAAGTTATAACAACAAATAGTAGTTCTGTACAGATAAGTACCGGGACCGTGGAAAACGGTATTGCGTACTACCTCCGCTTGCGAACATCTGACAATATAGGCAACTGGTCCAATCCGGTAACAATGTTTGTTTTTAAGTATATCCAATCGATCCCTCAAGCTGAAACAGTTGATCCTGTTACCAAAGTAAATGTTTTGGAAAAAGATATTTATCTCAAAATAAACGTTAATAGCAGCACAGGTATTAGTGTAGCAAACCTTGAGTATTGTTCGAATAATGACTGGGATGCTTATAACCAAACTGAACTTGTGTTTAAGGAAATTAAGGATGCCACTCTCGTATATGAAACCGTGATCAACGGTGAAGAAGTTGTATCCGGTATTGACAGTATTAGTTATCGCGTAAGAATCAGGGATACTGTCGGTGCGGAGGTTGTTGTCAGTACAGGTACAATTATAGTATCCCCCAATACTGAACGTGTGATAACTTCTAACGGCGGGTATGTAAGTTTAGAAGACGGCGATACCCGGGATGGAAAAACAAAAGTTGAACTTCCTCTGAGTGCAGTAGAGCAAAACGTTACAATCTCAATTACTCCATTAAAACCATCCGCTGTATCGCCGGTAATATCAAACACATTAATACGTTCCAGCAATTATATACCTGCTGCGGTATACGACCTCAGCCCTTCAGGACAGGTGTTCAACAAACCAGTCAGCATAACATTATTATACCCTACCCCGAATACGGGTGTGAATGAAAACAATTACCGCGTATTTTGGTATGACGGTACGGACTGGCGGTATATCGGTGGGAAGGTGGATCCTGCAAAGAATACTGTCACCGCGTGGGTCAGCCATTTTAGTAAGTATGCAATATTTGAAACAATAAACACATCGTCATTAGATGCGCAGAGTTATAAACCAAAAGAAAAGATTTTAACATTAAACAACGACGGGCTCAACGACACTGCATATTTCTCCGGCTTACAAAACGCGAACTTACTGGCAATTGCAAACGGCGGAACTGAAGAAACCAAAATATATATCTATAATCTCCGTAACCAACTTATCCGCACAATTGTTGATACCGAAATCTGGAATGGTAAAGACGATAGTGATAACCTCGTAGAAAATGGTGTCTATATTTACCAGTATGAACTCAATGGTGAAAAGGTCACTGGTTCATTTGTTGTAGCAAAATAAGTTGGTTTCTAATATTAAGTTTTGTAGTTTAATAAAGTGAGGCAACATTATTATGCGCTTAAAGATTCTGTGTGCAAGCATCACTTTTCTCTTGCTTTTCTCCGGTAATACGACAGCCGGGCCGCAGCATTTGCACTTACTTTGGAGTATTCCCGAGAAAACGCATGATAATATGACCGTTATGTGGTCAACAACGTATACCGTAAAAGCTGTGCAGGTAATGTACGGCACTTCCACGGCATTAGGTATGCTTGAGAACGGTACTACTATATACCAGACCGCGTGTATAGCTTCTAACTGCACACATGTATACTGCAAACGGCATATCGCTACTGTGATACTCACAGGACTTGAACCTGATACTACATATTATTACCGTTGCGGTGAACCAGGGAACTGGTCCGCGAGAAAACACTTTACCACCCCGCCGATTAAAGGTTCGAACCAGGCAATACGTTTCGCAGCGTATGGTGATTCACGGAATAACGGTGCGGAAGTGAAGAAAATTAATAACGCCGTAAAACCATACGACCCGTTATTTCGCTTGCATGTTGGCGACCTCGTCGGCGGAGGTACATGGCAAGCACAGTGGAATATCGATTTTTTCCCGAATGTAGAGGCATTGATCTCAGAATGCCCTATGCTGCCAACGCTTGGCAACCACGAATTTCATGCGTCGAATTATTACAACCAGTTTTCATTACCCGCACCGAAATCGTGGTATTCACTTAATATAGGGAATATTCATTTGATCTCCCTTGACAATGATATTCTTGATTTTGAATGGGACGCGAAATGGTATTATGATCCAAGTAGCCCTCAATATAAATGGTTGAAAGCCGACCTTGAGAAAGCAGATGCTGATCCTGATATACAATGGAAGTTTGTCTTTTTCCATGCACCGCCATTCAGCAGTAAACAACCATATAACGGTTCGTGGATACGTAACGACTGGATACCGTTATTTGAAAAACACAAAGTTGATATCGTTTTCTGCGGGGATAACCATTTTTATGAGCGCACATATAGTTTGATACAGACAGCGATTATGGACCGCGGGCCGAATTTTGTTAAAAATATGGGCGTGTTATACGTTACCGTTGGAGGTGAAGGCGCGCCGTTGACTACACTCGGTACTCCGGACCCATACCACGCTTTCCAAAGGAAGGTATTCCATTTTGCTATTATTGATGTTGCAGGATCTAATCTTACGTTAAAAGCATACCTCGATGACGGTGTTACTATGTTTGATACATTTACTGTTTCAAAAACCACGAGTACCGCACTTACACCTGAATCTCCCTCAAAACTGAACGCCGTGGTATTATCATCAACCACAGCAAAACTTACGTGGCAGGATAACTCGTTTTTTGAAACCGGATATATTGTTGAACGCAAAAACCTTTCCTCCGGCAGTTTTGTGGTGCTATCTACAGTCAGTGCCAATACTTCAACTTTTAACGATACCGGTATAACTCAAGGATCTACTTATTACTACCGCGTCTATGCATTCAATAATAATGGCAATAGCGGTTACTCCAGCGAAATCCGTGTTGTCGCAATAGCAGCGTTTGAAACCGACCCGCCATCGAACCCGACTATTTGTTATGCATGGATGAACAGCAGCAAGTTGGTTGAGATCTCTGATGGCAACTGGCAGAATATTACTACAACGCCGTACTTTATTTGGTCCGGCGCAACGGATACTGTTTCAGGTATAGACGGATACAGTATATATTTCGGCACAAGTACCGACCAAGACCCCGGCAAAGTTATTGCTTTAAAGCAAAACTTTGTGCAGATAAGTTCCGGTACTGTAGAAAACGGTAACGTATACTACCTCCGCCTGCGTACCTGCGATAATGCTGGTAATTGGTCTGAACCAGTAACAATGTTTGTATACAAATACATTTCATCCCTTCCCGAAGCAATGACAAAAGATCCTATTTCCAGGGTCAATGTTTCGGAAAAAGATATTATCCTGAAAGTT from Elusimicrobiota bacterium encodes:
- a CDS encoding fibronectin type III domain-containing protein, which translates into the protein MRLKILCASITFLLLFSGNTTAGPQHLHLLWSIPEKTHDNMTVMWSTTYTVKAVQVMYGTSTALGMLENGTTIYQTACIASNCTHVYCKRHIATVILTGLEPDTTYYYRCGEPGNWSARKHFTTPPIKGSNQAIRFAAYGDSRNNGAEVKKINNAVKPYDPLFRLHVGDLVGGGTWQAQWNIDFFPNVEALISECPMLPTLGNHEFHASNYYNQFSLPAPKSWYSLNIGNIHLISLDNDILDFEWDAKWYYDPSSPQYKWLKADLEKADADPDIQWKFVFFHAPPFSSKQPYNGSWIRNDWIPLFEKHKVDIVFCGDNHFYERTYSLIQTAIMDRGPNFVKNMGVLYVTVGGEGAPLTTLGTPDPYHAFQRKVFHFAIIDVAGSNLTLKAYLDDGVTMFDTFTVSKTTSTALTPESPSKLNAVVLSSTTAKLTWQDNSFFETGYIVERKNLSSGSFVVLSTVSANTSTFNDTGITQGSTYYYRVYAFNNNGNSGYSSEIRVVAIAAFETDPPSNPTICYAWMNSSKLVEISDGNWQNITTTPYFIWSGATDTVSGIDGYSIYFGTSTDQDPGKVIALKQNFVQISSGTVENGNVYYLRLRTCDNAGNWSEPVTMFVYKYISSLPEAMTKDPISRVNVSEKDIILKVTVNSSTGIVLANLEYSLNNSWDCFNESEMILKETSGNTFTYEAIIRGEDVSPQLDKIGYRVRIRDTIGSEVVASTGVVDIALNVRRVINREGGYISLEDGDLRDGKTKIQIPYSALDQEVTLTLTQLRAVNAPAVISNNWLEKNSIPAAVYDLGPDGQIFNKSISITLLYPEPGNTTDENDYRIFWHDGTDWRYVGGSVNTANNTVTAWVNHFSKYAVFKAVNIATLNAQSYKPKEKILTLNNDGVNDAAFFSGLQTASQQALSRGESQVSVNIYNLKNKLVRTLTDTELWDGTDNDGNKVENGVYIYQYELNGERVTGSIVVAK
- a CDS encoding fibronectin type III domain-containing protein is translated as MRLRTLFRSVLFLLLFSGNATAGPQHLHLLWSNPEKTHDNMTVMWSTTYTVKAVQVQYGISTSYGMLENGTTIYQTMCNAPGCSHEFCKRHIATVILTGLQYNTTYYYRCGEPGNWSARKKFITSPMKGSNTPIRFAAGSDSQANGTETKKIYNAIKTFNPLFKIHGGDLVGAGTRQMMWNNDFFPNVEQLAAESPLLPSPGNHEYHAVNYYNQFSLSKTWYSLNVGNIHVISLDNDMLNFEWAATWYVDSTSPQYKWLKADLEKADADPDIKWKIVFFHSPPYCSAQTYCGKWVRPDWVPLFEKHKVDIVFSGDIHFYERTYSLVQGEVVDRGPDFVKNSGVIYVVMGGEGGTLHASATPDTFSAAQRSSYNFQIIDVTEKQLTFKSYLDDGVTVIDTFNILKSTVTSPTPDTPTGFNAVVLSTTTAKLSWYDNSVIETGIRIERKNVGGSFTAISTVTANTTSYIDTGLTSGTTTVYRICAFNEYGDSPYSNEISVVAITSYETDPPVNPTDCRAWVSNTKTTELPEGDWQNVSATPYFVWTGSTDTVSGVKGFSVYFGTNPVQDPGKVITTNSSSVQISTGTVENGIAYYLRLRTSDNIGNWSNPVTMFVFKYIQSIPQAETVDPVTKVNVLEKDIYLKINVNSSTGISVANLEYCSNNDWDAYNQTELVFKEIKDATLVYETVINGEEVVSGIDSISYRVRIRDTVGAEVVVSTGTIIVSPNTERVITSNGGYVSLEDGDTRDGKTKVELPLSAVEQNVTISITPLKPSAVSPVISNTLIRSSNYIPAAVYDLSPSGQVFNKPVSITLLYPTPNTGVNENNYRVFWYDGTDWRYIGGKVDPAKNTVTAWVSHFSKYAIFETINTSSLDAQSYKPKEKILTLNNDGLNDTAYFSGLQNANLLAIANGGTEETKIYIYNLRNQLIRTIVDTEIWNGKDDSDNLVENGVYIYQYELNGEKVTGSFVVAK